Proteins from a genomic interval of Chanodichthys erythropterus isolate Z2021 chromosome 6, ASM2448905v1, whole genome shotgun sequence:
- the dynlt3 gene encoding dynein light chain Tctex-type 3, with amino-acid sequence MEEYHSGDEVSFNPDEASNVVKECIEGIIGGVDYSQNKVNQWTASIVEHSLTQLVKQGKPFKYIVNCAVMQKSGAGLHTANSCYWDTTTDGSCTVRWENRTMYCVVSVFAVAIAL; translated from the exons atggAGGAGTATCATTCTGGAGATGAA GTGTCTTTCAACCCAGATGAAGCAAGTAATGTTGTCAAGGAG TGCATTGAGGGTATTATTGGAGGCGTGGACTACAGCCAGAACAAAGTGAACCAGTGGACAGCCAGCATAGTCGAACACAGTCTCACCCAGTTAGTGAAACAGGGGAAACCATTCAAGTACATTG TCAACTGTGCTGTGATGCAGAAAAGTGGTGCAGGTCTTCACACAGCCAACTCTTGTTACTGGGACACTACCACTGACG gaaGCTGCACAGTGAGGTGGGAGAACCGCACCATGTACTGCGTCGTCAGTGTGTTTGCAGTGGCTATTGCGCTATGA
- the cybb gene encoding cytochrome b-245 heavy chain isoform X3 → MGNYAANEGLSIFVILVWLGINVFLFVHFYMAFLVDRYYYTRVILGQALSWARAPAACLNFNCMLILLPVCRNLLSFLRGSIQCCSRTAARQLDRNLTFHKLVAYMIALHTAIHIIAHLFNFERFMDSQLMINSSYLPYVLSQIGNNDNRSYLNPIRSNETNPTIVMFTTIAGLTGVVITLALILIITSSMEVIRRSYFEVFWFTHHLFIVFFIGLVLHGVGRIVRGQTLESVIVHNPNECHSQFETWGQNDTNCPVPVFAGNPPMTWKWVVGPMFLYVCERLVRFYRSQQKVVITKVVMHPSKTLELQMKKKGFKMEVGQYVFIQCPSISQLEWHPFTLTSAPEEDHFSVHIRIVGDWTQALYTACGGDKTVVLDAWTLPKMAIDGPFGTASEDVFRYEVVMLVGAGIGVTPFASVLKSVWYKHVKENNVFTKKNLHNSTPYM, encoded by the exons ATGGGGAACTATGCTGCAAATGAAGGGCTATCCATTTTTGTTATT CTTGTGTGGCTCGGCATAAATGTGTTTCTATTTGTGCATTTTTACATGGCATTTTTGGTTGACAGATACTACTATACTAGAGTCATTCTTGGG CAAGCTCTCTCCTGGGCCAGAGCTCCAGCTGCATGTCTGAATTTTAACTGCATGTTGATCCTGCTGCCAGTCTGCAGAAACCTGCTCTCATTCCTACGCGGATCCATACAG tgCTGTAGCCGCACTGCAGCCCGTCAGCTAGACAGAAACCTCACTTTCCACAAACTGGTTGCCTACATGATTGCCTTGCACACAG CTATCCACATCATAGCTCACCTGTTTAACTTTGAGAGATTCATGGATTCCCAGCTTATGATCAACAGCAGTTACCTGCCCTATGTGCTCTCTCAGATTGGCAACAATGACAACAGATCTTATCTGAACCCCATCAGAAGCAATGAGACG AACCCAACCATAGTGATGTTCACAACTATAGCGGGATTGACGGGAGTGGTCATCACCCTCGCCctcatcctcatcatcactTCCTCCATGGAGGTTATCAGAAGGTCATATTTTGAGGTGTTCTGGTTCACCCATCACCTGTTCATCGTCTTTTTCATTGGTTTGGTTCTTCATGGAGTCGG GCGTATTGTGCGAGGCCAGACTCTTGAAAGTGTAATTGTGCACAACCCAAATGAATGTCACAGCCAGTTTGAGACCTGGGGTCAAAATGACACCAACTGCCCTGTACCGGTCTTTGCTGGGAACCCACCAATG ACGTGGAAGTGGGTGGTTGGCCCCATGTTTCTATATGTCTGCGAGAGACTGGTGCGCTTTTATCGCTCACAGCAGAAAGTGGTGATCACCAAG GTAGTGATGCACCCTTCCAAAACCCTTGAGCTACAGATGAAGAAGAAGGGCTTTAAGATGGAGGTCGGTCAGTATGTTTTCATCCAGTGCCCGTCGATCTCTCAGTTAGAGTGGCATCCCTTCACCCTGACCTCTGCCCCAGAGGAAGACCACTTTAGTGTGCATATCCGAATTGTAGGGGATTGGACACAAGCCCTTTATACGGCCTGTGGAGGAGACAAGACTGTAGTGCTGGACGCTTGGACACTACCGAA GATGGCTATTGACGGGCCGTTTGGGACGGCCAGTGAAGATGTCTTTCGTTATGAAGTTGTGATGCTGGTTGGCGCTGGTATTGGTGTCACACCTTTCGCTTCTGTTCTGAAGTCTGTGTGGTACAAACACGTCAAGGAGAACAACGTCTTCACCAAAAAG AACTTGCATAATAGCACCCCCTACATGTAA
- the cybb gene encoding cytochrome b-245 heavy chain isoform X2 produces the protein MIALHTAIHIIAHLFNFERFMDSQLMINSSYLPYVLSQIGNNDNRSYLNPIRSNETNPTIVMFTTIAGLTGVVITLALILIITSSMEVIRRSYFEVFWFTHHLFIVFFIGLVLHGVGRIVRGQTLESVIVHNPNECHSQFETWGQNDTNCPVPVFAGNPPMTWKWVVGPMFLYVCERLVRFYRSQQKVVITKVVMHPSKTLELQMKKKGFKMEVGQYVFIQCPSISQLEWHPFTLTSAPEEDHFSVHIRIVGDWTQALYTACGGDKTVVLDAWTLPKMAIDGPFGTASEDVFRYEVVMLVGAGIGVTPFASVLKSVWYKHVKENNVFTKKIYFYWLCPETQAFEWFADLLQSLERQMTEKNMSDFLSYNIYLTRWKDAEAAHLRVQYEAEDDPITGLKQKTRYGKPNWDNEFTAIATQHPGSKVGVFLCGPTVLAKTLGKQCISHKESGTEFIFNKENF, from the exons ATGATTGCCTTGCACACAG CTATCCACATCATAGCTCACCTGTTTAACTTTGAGAGATTCATGGATTCCCAGCTTATGATCAACAGCAGTTACCTGCCCTATGTGCTCTCTCAGATTGGCAACAATGACAACAGATCTTATCTGAACCCCATCAGAAGCAATGAGACG AACCCAACCATAGTGATGTTCACAACTATAGCGGGATTGACGGGAGTGGTCATCACCCTCGCCctcatcctcatcatcactTCCTCCATGGAGGTTATCAGAAGGTCATATTTTGAGGTGTTCTGGTTCACCCATCACCTGTTCATCGTCTTTTTCATTGGTTTGGTTCTTCATGGAGTCGG GCGTATTGTGCGAGGCCAGACTCTTGAAAGTGTAATTGTGCACAACCCAAATGAATGTCACAGCCAGTTTGAGACCTGGGGTCAAAATGACACCAACTGCCCTGTACCGGTCTTTGCTGGGAACCCACCAATG ACGTGGAAGTGGGTGGTTGGCCCCATGTTTCTATATGTCTGCGAGAGACTGGTGCGCTTTTATCGCTCACAGCAGAAAGTGGTGATCACCAAG GTAGTGATGCACCCTTCCAAAACCCTTGAGCTACAGATGAAGAAGAAGGGCTTTAAGATGGAGGTCGGTCAGTATGTTTTCATCCAGTGCCCGTCGATCTCTCAGTTAGAGTGGCATCCCTTCACCCTGACCTCTGCCCCAGAGGAAGACCACTTTAGTGTGCATATCCGAATTGTAGGGGATTGGACACAAGCCCTTTATACGGCCTGTGGAGGAGACAAGACTGTAGTGCTGGACGCTTGGACACTACCGAA GATGGCTATTGACGGGCCGTTTGGGACGGCCAGTGAAGATGTCTTTCGTTATGAAGTTGTGATGCTGGTTGGCGCTGGTATTGGTGTCACACCTTTCGCTTCTGTTCTGAAGTCTGTGTGGTACAAACACGTCAAGGAGAACAACGTCTTCACCAAAAAG ATCTATTTCTATTGGCTGTGTCCGGAGACGCAGGCTTTTGAATGGTTCGCAGACCTGCTGCAGAGTTTGGAAAGACAGATGACGGAGAAAAACATGAGCGATTTCCTGAGTTACAACATCTATCTCACACGCTGGAAAGACGCTGAG GCGGCCCACCTTAGGGTTCAGTATGAGGCAGAGGATGATCCTATCACTGGGCTTAAGCAGAAGACTCGGTATGGTAAACCCAACTGGGACAATGAGTTCACTGCCATCGCTACCCAACACCCAGG TTCAAAAGTTGGTGTTTTCCTATGTGGTCCCACGGTGCTGGCCAAAACTCTGGGGAAGCAGTGTATTTCACACAAAGAATCTGGAACCGAATTTATATTCAACAAAGAAAACTTCTGA
- the cybb gene encoding cytochrome b-245 heavy chain isoform X1, which produces MGNYAANEGLSIFVILVWLGINVFLFVHFYMAFLVDRYYYTRVILGQALSWARAPAACLNFNCMLILLPVCRNLLSFLRGSIQCCSRTAARQLDRNLTFHKLVAYMIALHTAIHIIAHLFNFERFMDSQLMINSSYLPYVLSQIGNNDNRSYLNPIRSNETNPTIVMFTTIAGLTGVVITLALILIITSSMEVIRRSYFEVFWFTHHLFIVFFIGLVLHGVGRIVRGQTLESVIVHNPNECHSQFETWGQNDTNCPVPVFAGNPPMTWKWVVGPMFLYVCERLVRFYRSQQKVVITKVVMHPSKTLELQMKKKGFKMEVGQYVFIQCPSISQLEWHPFTLTSAPEEDHFSVHIRIVGDWTQALYTACGGDKTVVLDAWTLPKMAIDGPFGTASEDVFRYEVVMLVGAGIGVTPFASVLKSVWYKHVKENNVFTKKIYFYWLCPETQAFEWFADLLQSLERQMTEKNMSDFLSYNIYLTRWKDAEAAHLRVQYEAEDDPITGLKQKTRYGKPNWDNEFTAIATQHPGSKVGVFLCGPTVLAKTLGKQCISHKESGTEFIFNKENF; this is translated from the exons ATGGGGAACTATGCTGCAAATGAAGGGCTATCCATTTTTGTTATT CTTGTGTGGCTCGGCATAAATGTGTTTCTATTTGTGCATTTTTACATGGCATTTTTGGTTGACAGATACTACTATACTAGAGTCATTCTTGGG CAAGCTCTCTCCTGGGCCAGAGCTCCAGCTGCATGTCTGAATTTTAACTGCATGTTGATCCTGCTGCCAGTCTGCAGAAACCTGCTCTCATTCCTACGCGGATCCATACAG tgCTGTAGCCGCACTGCAGCCCGTCAGCTAGACAGAAACCTCACTTTCCACAAACTGGTTGCCTACATGATTGCCTTGCACACAG CTATCCACATCATAGCTCACCTGTTTAACTTTGAGAGATTCATGGATTCCCAGCTTATGATCAACAGCAGTTACCTGCCCTATGTGCTCTCTCAGATTGGCAACAATGACAACAGATCTTATCTGAACCCCATCAGAAGCAATGAGACG AACCCAACCATAGTGATGTTCACAACTATAGCGGGATTGACGGGAGTGGTCATCACCCTCGCCctcatcctcatcatcactTCCTCCATGGAGGTTATCAGAAGGTCATATTTTGAGGTGTTCTGGTTCACCCATCACCTGTTCATCGTCTTTTTCATTGGTTTGGTTCTTCATGGAGTCGG GCGTATTGTGCGAGGCCAGACTCTTGAAAGTGTAATTGTGCACAACCCAAATGAATGTCACAGCCAGTTTGAGACCTGGGGTCAAAATGACACCAACTGCCCTGTACCGGTCTTTGCTGGGAACCCACCAATG ACGTGGAAGTGGGTGGTTGGCCCCATGTTTCTATATGTCTGCGAGAGACTGGTGCGCTTTTATCGCTCACAGCAGAAAGTGGTGATCACCAAG GTAGTGATGCACCCTTCCAAAACCCTTGAGCTACAGATGAAGAAGAAGGGCTTTAAGATGGAGGTCGGTCAGTATGTTTTCATCCAGTGCCCGTCGATCTCTCAGTTAGAGTGGCATCCCTTCACCCTGACCTCTGCCCCAGAGGAAGACCACTTTAGTGTGCATATCCGAATTGTAGGGGATTGGACACAAGCCCTTTATACGGCCTGTGGAGGAGACAAGACTGTAGTGCTGGACGCTTGGACACTACCGAA GATGGCTATTGACGGGCCGTTTGGGACGGCCAGTGAAGATGTCTTTCGTTATGAAGTTGTGATGCTGGTTGGCGCTGGTATTGGTGTCACACCTTTCGCTTCTGTTCTGAAGTCTGTGTGGTACAAACACGTCAAGGAGAACAACGTCTTCACCAAAAAG ATCTATTTCTATTGGCTGTGTCCGGAGACGCAGGCTTTTGAATGGTTCGCAGACCTGCTGCAGAGTTTGGAAAGACAGATGACGGAGAAAAACATGAGCGATTTCCTGAGTTACAACATCTATCTCACACGCTGGAAAGACGCTGAG GCGGCCCACCTTAGGGTTCAGTATGAGGCAGAGGATGATCCTATCACTGGGCTTAAGCAGAAGACTCGGTATGGTAAACCCAACTGGGACAATGAGTTCACTGCCATCGCTACCCAACACCCAGG TTCAAAAGTTGGTGTTTTCCTATGTGGTCCCACGGTGCTGGCCAAAACTCTGGGGAAGCAGTGTATTTCACACAAAGAATCTGGAACCGAATTTATATTCAACAAAGAAAACTTCTGA